A single Drechmeria coniospora strain ARSEF 6962 chromosome 03, whole genome shotgun sequence DNA region contains:
- a CDS encoding transmembrane and coiled-coil domains 4, producing the protein MAPLCTDPRQVVIALEPARRQALLQLVSNITAYMKSQLEAAPSELGFVSPDFDHSYKVCQHVAAPERTESPQWQPSAGNSQPERIQRAAVRYMSEWEAELLKKLGEVVQVEDSDEIRAERKARRDRLAKNRLNTPEDGEDLISFGGFQVSKSEDVSSLQKLYHPVPTTLATCPSQDRREALSCLLLLLLSTGRYSAHSRALVLYLASALELPQVFVNQEEAEIARSLIQNTAAKEQQKETMSAEAEAAKRRQQNRASRLWKVGLASVAGATIIGVTGGLAAPLVAGAIGGIMGGVGLGGVASFLGIFWMNGALVGALFGAYGAKMTGKIVDSYAKEVDDFCFIPLDEDDSSPSPEQWQSQRRLRVTIGINGWLNSEEDIKKPWRVLNTDSEVFALRFEMKTLLALGSALQDLVQSFAWVAFKSEIIKRTVLVTLWAALWPIQVLSAASSIDNPFSRARNRSRKAGQLLADALINRVQGERPVTLVGYSLGAAAIHACLQSLAERQAFGLIAEVVLIGTPAPSDAAHWRTLRTVVSGNVFNVYSENDMILGFVYRMHSLKFGVAGLQAIPDVQGVENINLSGSVSGHLRYPELTGEILKRCGFVGVRSGSEIEMDDVIRMKDYHARGKLIDFGGSGNETAKTTTQKPSETVAELHGLNISPQVRSSTFAELNPQFLKRSIETTPEVAAKPVQPANFARTEHATAPLDRTTGSGEYGSDNPPLVKNPDRLWKQRPRQLTPDSDDSYDSDDFEAGEYRGITMVDNSGD; encoded by the exons ATGGCACCCCTCTGCACGGACCCGAGGCaggtcgtcatcgccctTGAGCCGGCACGACGACAGGCTCTGCTCCAGCTCGTCAGCAATATCACGGCCTACATGAAATCTCAACTGGAAGCCGCCCCGAGCGAGCTGGGTTTTGTGTCTCCAGATTTCGACCATTCGTACAAGGTTTGCCAACACGTCGCGGCCCCCGAAAGAACGGAGTCGCCGCAAtggcagccgtcggccggtAATAGTCAGCCAGAGCGAATTCAGAGGGCTGCCGTACGATACATGTCTGAATGGGAAGCCGAGCTGCTGAAGAAGCTGGGTGAAGTCGTCCAGGTGGAAGACAGTGACGAGATCAGAGCGGAGAGGAAGGCAAGACGTGATCGGCTGGCCAAGAATCGGCTGAACACGCcggaggatggcgaggaccTTATTAGCTTTGGCGGCTTTCAGGTCAGCAAGTCGGAAGACGTGTCATCGCTCCAGAAGCTGTACCACCCCGTACCGACTACCTTGGCGACGTGCCCCTCCCAGGACAGGCGAGAGGCGCTCAGCtgtctcctcctccttcttctaTCGACCGGAAGGTATTCAGCCCACTCGCGGGCCTTGGTCCTCTACCTCGCCTCGGCACTGGAGCTTCCCCAGGTCTTTGTCAACCAGGAAGAGGCGGAAATCGCCCGTTCGCTCATCCAAAACACGGCGGCGAAGGAGCAGCAAAAGGAAACCATgtccgccgaggccgaggccgccaagCGTCGCCAGCAGAACAGGGCGAGTCGCCTGTGGAAAGTCGGCCTGGCCTCCGTCGCTGGAGCTACCATCATCGGCGTCACTGGTGGTCTCGCAGCCCCACTCGTTGCCGGAGCCATCGGTGGCATCATGGGCGGCGTCggactcggcggcgtcgcgagTTTCCTCGGCATCTTCTGGATGAACGGTGCCCTGGTGGGTGCTCTCTTTGGTGCCTACGGCGCCAAGATGACC GGTAAAATAGTGGACAGCTATGCCAAGGAAGTCGACGACTTTTGCTTCATCCCTCTGGACGAAGACGATTCTTCGCCCTCTCCGGAGCAGTGGCAATCCCAGCGCCGTCTGCGCGTCACCATCGGCATCAACGGTTGGCTCAACTCCGAAGAAGACATCAAGAAGCCCTGGCGCGTCCTCAACACCGACTCCGAAGTCTTTGCATTACGCTTCGAGATGAAGACGTTGCTCGCGCTTGGCTCCGCCCTGCAGGATCTCGTCCAGTCGTTTGCCTGGGTCGCCTTCAAGTCCGAGATCATTAAACGCACCGTCCTGGTCACATTATGGGCTGCTCTATGGCCGATCCAAGTCCTCTCTGCCGCATCTAGCATCGACAATCCTTTCAGCCGGGCGAGAAATCGATCTCGAAAGGCCGGCCAGCTTCTCGCCGATGCGCTCATCAACAGGGTACAGGGCGAGAGACCGGTGACGCTGGTGGGCTAttccctcggcgccgccgctaTCCATGCGTGCCTCCAATCCCTCGCCGAGCGGCAGGCTTTTGGCCTCATAGCTGAAGTCGTCCTCATCGgaacgccggcgccgtctgaCGCCGCACACTGGCGCACTCTCCGCACCGTCGTGTCGGGCAACGTCTTCAACGTGTACTCCGAGAATGACATGATCCTGGGATTCGTGTACCGCATGCACAGCCTAAAATTCGGTGTCGCCGGTCTCCAGGCCATCCCCGACGTCCAGGGTGTCGAGAACATCAACCTCAGTGGTAGTGTGAGTGGACATCTGCGTTATCCGGAGCTGACGGGCGAGATCCTCAAGAGGtgcggcttcgtcggcgtaCGTTCCGGAAGCGAGATCGAAATGGACGACGTCATTCGCATGAAGGACTACCATGCCAGGGGAAAGCTGATAGACTTTGGCGGGTCGGGGAATGAGACAGCAAAGACGACAACGCAGAAGCCGAGTGAGACGGTCGCCGAACTTCATGGGCTGAACATCTCGCCACAAGTTCGCTCTTCTACCTTTGCAGAACTGAACCCACAATTCCTCAAGCGATCTATCGAGACCACCCCAGAAGTTGCAGCGAAACCTGTTCAGCCTGCGAATTTCGCTCGCACCGAGCATGCAACTGCCCCTTTGGATAGGACTACAGGGTCAGGCGAATACGGAAGTGACAATCCTCCGCTGGTCAAAAACCCCGATCGTTTATGGAAGCAGAGACCAAGGCAACTGACACCGGACTCGGATGACTCATATGACTCGGATGACTTTGAAGCAGGTGAGTACAGGGGCATAACGATGGTGGATAATTCTGGTGACTAG